In the genome of Leucobacter luti, one region contains:
- a CDS encoding methyltransferase dimerization domain-containing protein produces the protein MTATPDRIVDIAIGFMGAKQLAAASRIGLFAALAGGPQTAAELAAKTAHAERQVRTLADAMNALGLLEREAGRYSLAADSAKYLAGTGDIDLTPFLSFLGDISYRQWLGYDHTVDSDAAGTLELDEAGWADFMAGVMTYNALHAEQFGAAFDFSGFRNALDFGGLAAGFSLAAMQQNDELTTRFVYAPGFADSIAEAASAAGLADRVSVEEGDTESTAPGGEHDLVLLTHVLHRFDAEQNRAILSASRGAAAPGATLMLLDFFLDQDGTQRAIDALHAGEYFNIDGTVVYPIEEVEGWLAETGWAVDRLVELPGSPRVLVATAV, from the coding sequence GGGCCAAGCAGCTCGCAGCAGCAAGCCGGATCGGCCTGTTCGCCGCGCTTGCGGGCGGACCGCAGACGGCCGCCGAGCTCGCGGCCAAGACCGCACACGCAGAGCGCCAGGTGCGCACCCTTGCCGACGCAATGAACGCGCTTGGCTTGCTGGAGCGCGAAGCAGGCCGCTACTCGCTCGCCGCGGACTCCGCGAAGTACCTCGCCGGCACCGGCGACATCGACCTGACCCCGTTCCTTTCCTTCCTCGGCGATATTAGCTACCGCCAGTGGCTCGGCTACGACCACACCGTCGACTCCGACGCGGCCGGCACACTCGAACTCGACGAGGCCGGCTGGGCGGATTTCATGGCCGGTGTCATGACCTACAATGCACTGCACGCAGAGCAGTTCGGGGCCGCATTCGACTTCTCAGGATTCCGCAACGCCCTCGATTTCGGGGGTCTTGCCGCTGGCTTCTCGCTCGCTGCGATGCAGCAGAATGACGAGCTCACCACGCGCTTCGTCTACGCGCCAGGCTTCGCAGACTCGATCGCGGAGGCAGCCTCGGCCGCCGGGCTCGCGGACCGCGTGAGCGTCGAAGAGGGAGACACTGAATCCACCGCGCCGGGCGGGGAGCACGACCTTGTCTTGCTGACTCACGTGCTGCACCGCTTCGATGCGGAGCAGAATCGCGCCATTCTTTCCGCCTCGCGGGGAGCCGCTGCTCCCGGCGCCACCCTGATGCTGCTTGATTTCTTCCTCGATCAGGACGGCACGCAGCGCGCAATTGACGCGCTGCACGCCGGTGAATACTTCAATATCGACGGCACTGTGGTGTACCCGATTGAAGAGGTCGAGGGCTGGCTTGCGGAGACTGGCTGGGCGGTTGATCGCCTCGTCGAGCTGCCCGGCAGCC